From a single Candidatus Nezhaarchaeota archaeon genomic region:
- a CDS encoding radical SAM protein: MKPFFHFWPGSTALTFSTWSCNLNCAWCQNWHLSRARPEPRRSHYISPEKIVSMAERAGDEGTCVSFNEPAMLFEYSLDVFRLARQRGLYNTYVSNGYLTPQAIRMLRASGLDAIKIDVKGSEETYRKFCAALSDKPVWEAAKEAKKLGLHVEIVNLLVRGVNDDEDSVRGVIEKHLRELGPEIPVHFTRYFPAYKFTAPATDIRRLEEAWRLAKKMGIWYAYLGNVPGHSYENTYCHHCGRLLIERLGFKLINFSLKEDKCCPSCGERVPIVGRLMVKRRPTD, encoded by the coding sequence ATAAAGCCATTCTTCCACTTCTGGCCTGGCTCCACAGCACTTACTTTCTCTACGTGGAGCTGTAATCTCAACTGCGCATGGTGTCAGAACTGGCATCTAAGTAGAGCTAGGCCTGAGCCTAGGAGGTCTCACTATATCTCCCCTGAAAAGATCGTCTCGATGGCTGAGCGTGCGGGGGATGAGGGGACGTGCGTGTCTTTCAACGAGCCGGCCATGCTCTTCGAGTACAGCTTAGACGTCTTCAGGCTCGCTAGGCAGAGGGGTCTATACAACACCTACGTGAGCAATGGCTACCTAACCCCTCAAGCAATTAGAATGCTGAGGGCCTCTGGCCTTGACGCTATTAAGATCGACGTGAAGGGCAGTGAAGAGACCTACAGAAAGTTCTGCGCAGCACTAAGCGATAAGCCAGTGTGGGAGGCTGCTAAGGAAGCTAAGAAATTAGGGCTTCACGTTGAGATCGTGAACCTCTTAGTGAGGGGGGTCAACGACGATGAGGATAGCGTACGAGGAGTAATTGAGAAGCATTTAAGAGAGCTAGGGCCTGAGATCCCTGTTCATTTCACTAGGTACTTTCCAGCCTACAAGTTCACGGCTCCTGCAACAGATATTCGTAGGCTGGAGGAGGCTTGGAGGCTAGCTAAGAAGATGGGCATATGGTATGCCTACTTAGGCAACGTCCCAGGCCATAGCTACGAGAATACCTACTGCCACCACTGCGGCCGTCTATTAATAGAGAGGCTCGGCTTTAAGCTCATCAACTTTAGTCTGAAAGAGGATAAGTGCTGTCCGAGCTGCGGCGAGCGTGTGCCTATAGTTGGAAGGTTAATGGTTAAGCGCCGCCCTACTGACTAG
- a CDS encoding NADH-quinone oxidoreductase subunit M: MSLIDSSHLLIQAILVPIATSPIIYAAGRAMGKHTGWLVFLIMIYVTGLLLHVTLSLPGIPEGSLTASYPWAPYVGDFTLVADGLSAPIALTIALLCALIAIYSIGYMEHEHNLDAYYALYLLYAGGMIGTVLVTNLAAFFLFFELMLIPSWALIGVWGTGPKERIAFKYFMFTEAGALSLLGGIVASYFLSGTFDVMKMAPYLAKYDVPLLTAVVLAMLLGLMVKMAILPLHTWLPDAHAEAPTPISALLSPAMIGIGGYALIRIVYTAFPKVMSNWAFVIGLAVLAVATMIYGGAMALAQEDIKRLLAYSSISQMGYLLFGIASLSVLSLTGSVLFYINHGLCKAVLFMMSGILIHAFHTRSISRFGGLGPRMPITTIASLIAFLGLAGTPPIVGFWGELFIFAGSMHTALAYLASVDVARALVTAIAIVGSALTAGYGLWTIRRVFFGQPSEETSKAKEGPAVMVAPVIILAALAVILGVYPTIITEPSSMLARELVEKVALLTGGH, translated from the coding sequence ATGAGCTTGATCGACTCAAGCCACCTCCTAATACAAGCCATCCTGGTACCGATAGCCACCTCCCCGATCATCTATGCCGCTGGTAGGGCCATGGGCAAGCATACTGGCTGGCTAGTCTTCCTGATAATGATCTACGTGACCGGCCTCCTTCTTCATGTCACCCTGAGCCTGCCGGGCATCCCAGAAGGCTCCCTCACTGCTTCGTACCCCTGGGCTCCTTACGTAGGGGACTTTACGCTAGTCGCCGATGGCTTAAGCGCCCCCATCGCTCTAACCATAGCCCTCCTCTGCGCGCTAATAGCCATATACTCAATAGGCTACATGGAGCACGAGCATAACTTAGATGCCTACTACGCGCTTTACTTGCTTTACGCCGGTGGGATGATAGGCACTGTGCTAGTCACTAACTTGGCTGCCTTCTTCCTATTCTTCGAGCTGATGTTAATCCCCTCCTGGGCCTTAATAGGCGTGTGGGGCACTGGGCCTAAGGAGAGGATCGCCTTCAAGTACTTCATGTTCACGGAGGCAGGTGCACTATCGCTGCTGGGAGGCATAGTCGCCTCCTACTTCCTCTCAGGGACCTTCGACGTCATGAAGATGGCCCCCTACTTAGCTAAGTATGACGTGCCCCTCCTCACGGCCGTAGTCTTAGCCATGCTGCTGGGCCTAATGGTTAAAATGGCCATCCTACCACTGCACACGTGGCTTCCTGATGCTCACGCTGAGGCTCCAACTCCAATTAGCGCCCTCCTGTCCCCAGCTATGATAGGCATTGGCGGCTACGCCCTAATACGAATAGTCTACACCGCCTTCCCCAAGGTGATGTCTAACTGGGCCTTCGTCATAGGCCTGGCGGTCTTGGCCGTGGCGACGATGATCTACGGCGGAGCCATGGCCTTGGCTCAAGAAGACATTAAGCGCCTCCTGGCCTACTCTAGCATTAGTCAAATGGGCTACCTCCTCTTTGGCATAGCTTCACTATCTGTTCTTAGCCTCACAGGGTCTGTGCTATTCTACATTAACCACGGCCTCTGTAAAGCCGTCCTCTTCATGATGTCTGGAATACTGATCCACGCATTCCATACGCGTAGCATAAGTAGGTTCGGCGGGCTGGGGCCTAGAATGCCCATTACTACCATAGCCTCCCTCATAGCCTTCCTAGGCTTAGCTGGCACCCCGCCGATAGTTGGGTTTTGGGGTGAGCTATTCATCTTCGCCGGCTCGATGCACACAGCGCTAGCCTACCTAGCGAGCGTTGATGTAGCTAGAGCCCTAGTGACAGCCATAGCCATAGTCGGCTCAGCCCTCACTGCTGGCTATGGCCTATGGACTATCCGCAGGGTGTTCTTTGGCCAGCCGAGTGAAGAGACGAGTAAGGCTAAGGAGGGCCCGGCGGTAATGGTGGCCCCAGTGATTATACTAGCAGCCCTTGCCGTAATACTGGGTGTGTATCCAACCATAATAACTGAGCCCTCCTCAATGCTAGCTCGTGAGCTAGTGGAGAAGGTGGCCCTCTTAACCGGTGGCCACTAA
- a CDS encoding NADH-quinone oxidoreductase subunit K encodes MALGTTWYVAAGLVLFAIGTYCLVVKRNVVKLVIGLEIVTSAMHLNFIALGYSSPVAINPLTQVVVVVSIVLGACVATVALMYVINVYRHYGSLDVRKLKRLRW; translated from the coding sequence TTGGCCCTAGGCACTACTTGGTACGTAGCCGCTGGCTTAGTTCTATTCGCGATCGGCACCTACTGCCTGGTGGTTAAGAGAAACGTTGTTAAGCTAGTCATAGGCCTTGAGATAGTCACGTCAGCTATGCACCTAAACTTCATAGCGCTAGGCTACTCTTCACCTGTTGCCATAAACCCTCTGACGCAGGTAGTGGTGGTAGTCTCGATAGTACTAGGAGCCTGTGTGGCGACCGTCGCCTTGATGTACGTGATCAACGTTTATAGGCACTACGGGAGCTTGGACGTTAGGAAGCTTAAGAGGTTGAGGTGGTAG
- a CDS encoding NADH-quinone oxidoreductase subunit L, giving the protein MAEFVEAFIPQAWLCWIFPMVGALLTPLLSKINPKVRDYGAVFFSLLAALMAASMIPLLFDPHPRIYYHQVEWIKLPGSPILSELKAGVIVDSLSIIMANVVAIISFLIMVYSLGYMHGDPSLTRYWFFMNFFIGNMLLLVMSDNIIQMLFGWEGVGLCSYALIGFRYQDSKEDWLTFWVGEPPEAYPPSHCGMKAFITTRVGDVCMFIGAFIILALTGTLSFKELMETVQGHYFHELVTAHPEVLKYLVIAAAFLFGGPVGKSAQLPLMEWLPDAMAGPTTVSALIHAATMVKAGVYLVGRVFPIFYAAAWLGGHVNELVTFFYLVGWIGVLTAFIAGTQAMASSEIKKVWAYSTVSQIGYMMMGLGVAGATTEFAIGYTGGIFHLMSHAMFKAALFLTAGSVIHATESRFFRHYGGLKKHMPITYWCMALAAFSLMGVPVFFSGFWSKDLVLEASLMASISTWPLFVLGVLSVAVTCFYTVRALGLTFFGSESRHIHELELEGRHIHEAPKVMWVPYAALAAATVVFGVGGFFVASWLEKLFHHHLEAWGLGVHVLHVAKEAPKAGYVIPHETAVLITILCSLSMLLAGAIPAYFIYVKRRTPPEKLLEARASLRALWRFLFRRWYVNAFYYKAFVHSVISAANWLFKYLESAVIDKFNYVLAQLSQSISSKFRRTHTGLLSYNMAWIAAGFVVFVLLIAFLLR; this is encoded by the coding sequence TTGGCTGAGTTCGTAGAGGCCTTCATCCCTCAAGCATGGCTTTGCTGGATCTTCCCTATGGTAGGTGCCTTACTAACGCCACTTCTTTCTAAGATAAATCCGAAGGTTAGAGACTATGGAGCAGTCTTTTTCTCTCTACTAGCTGCGTTGATGGCAGCGTCCATGATACCCCTGCTCTTCGACCCTCACCCGCGCATTTACTATCATCAAGTCGAGTGGATTAAGCTGCCAGGCTCCCCCATACTAAGCGAGCTCAAGGCCGGAGTTATAGTCGACTCGCTCAGCATAATAATGGCGAACGTAGTCGCTATAATAAGCTTCTTAATAATGGTCTACTCCCTAGGCTATATGCACGGCGACCCCTCGCTGACTAGGTACTGGTTCTTCATGAACTTCTTCATAGGCAACATGCTCCTCCTAGTGATGTCCGACAACATCATTCAAATGCTCTTTGGCTGGGAGGGGGTGGGTCTATGTAGCTACGCCCTCATAGGTTTCCGCTACCAAGACTCAAAGGAGGACTGGCTAACGTTCTGGGTTGGAGAGCCCCCAGAGGCCTATCCACCTTCTCACTGCGGCATGAAGGCCTTCATAACTACGAGGGTGGGAGATGTCTGTATGTTCATAGGGGCCTTCATCATCCTAGCCCTTACTGGCACACTGAGCTTCAAGGAGCTCATGGAGACCGTTCAGGGCCACTACTTCCACGAGCTAGTAACAGCCCACCCTGAAGTGCTAAAGTACTTAGTTATTGCCGCAGCGTTCCTCTTCGGTGGCCCAGTAGGTAAGAGCGCCCAGCTCCCCCTAATGGAGTGGCTGCCGGACGCGATGGCTGGGCCTACTACTGTCAGCGCGCTGATACACGCTGCGACCATGGTTAAGGCGGGCGTGTACTTAGTGGGCCGAGTCTTCCCGATATTTTACGCTGCAGCGTGGCTTGGAGGCCATGTAAACGAGTTAGTTACGTTCTTCTACTTAGTGGGCTGGATCGGTGTGCTTACTGCCTTTATAGCAGGCACCCAGGCTATGGCCTCTAGCGAGATCAAGAAGGTGTGGGCATATTCTACTGTCAGCCAGATAGGCTACATGATGATGGGGCTAGGCGTAGCTGGAGCAACGACAGAGTTCGCCATCGGCTACACCGGCGGCATTTTCCACTTAATGAGCCACGCTATGTTTAAGGCAGCCCTCTTCCTAACCGCAGGCTCTGTAATACACGCTACTGAGTCTAGGTTCTTCAGGCACTACGGGGGGTTGAAGAAGCACATGCCCATAACCTACTGGTGTATGGCGCTGGCTGCTTTCTCCTTAATGGGGGTCCCCGTATTCTTTAGCGGCTTTTGGAGCAAGGACTTAGTGCTAGAGGCCTCGCTAATGGCCTCTATTTCTACTTGGCCGCTCTTCGTGCTCGGTGTGCTTAGCGTAGCAGTAACGTGCTTCTATACGGTGAGGGCCCTAGGCTTAACTTTCTTCGGCTCTGAGAGCCGCCACATCCACGAGCTCGAGCTAGAGGGCCGCCACATCCACGAAGCCCCCAAAGTCATGTGGGTCCCCTACGCTGCTTTAGCTGCTGCTACAGTTGTCTTCGGCGTTGGGGGCTTCTTTGTAGCTAGCTGGCTTGAGAAGCTGTTTCACCATCATCTGGAGGCCTGGGGTCTCGGGGTTCACGTATTACACGTAGCTAAAGAAGCCCCTAAGGCTGGCTACGTCATCCCTCACGAGACAGCTGTGCTAATAACTATACTCTGCAGCCTGTCTATGCTGCTAGCTGGCGCTATCCCGGCCTACTTTATCTACGTTAAGCGTAGAACTCCTCCTGAGAAGCTACTCGAAGCAAGGGCCTCCTTAAGGGCTCTGTGGCGCTTCCTCTTCAGGAGGTGGTATGTCAACGCTTTCTACTACAAAGCCTTCGTGCACTCGGTAATTTCAGCAGCTAATTGGCTGTTTAAGTACCTAGAGAGCGCTGTCATTGACAAGTTCAACTACGTCCTTGCCCAGCTATCTCAGTCTATATCGTCTAAGTTTAGAAGGACGCACACAGGTCTTTTAAGCTATAACATGGCTTGGATAGCCGCGGGGTTCGTCGTGTTCGTGTTGCTAATCGCCTTCCTGCTTAGGTGA
- a CDS encoding sugar phosphate isomerase/epimerase, producing MRPLVALPVWPKAKSIVKALEKANEYGFDYVEASLDYPWPEELRGAAMKRIKEAKEMFGLKIAIHAPWRDIALASPRQYLREAALRLFEECLKFSAEIEAMYFNIHVATHEAWSIEEVRRKVEEAALASVKQLAAKAREVGIRLTIENNPEPLFGVPSMLKPLLEIEGVKLCLDVGHVAYANWVIERRGLEALREETSLEEWVKAFRGKVLVGHLHDYIVGESEFQDHLLLGAGEADVKENLELLLRAGCEMLLLEVHWASRNRAAKFNDLQRALKAVAHIIKAGRRG from the coding sequence GTGAGGCCGCTAGTAGCCCTGCCTGTGTGGCCTAAGGCAAAGTCAATAGTGAAGGCGCTAGAGAAGGCTAACGAGTACGGCTTCGACTACGTTGAGGCGTCTTTAGACTACCCATGGCCAGAGGAGCTTAGAGGGGCCGCGATGAAGAGGATTAAGGAGGCTAAGGAGATGTTTGGGCTTAAAATAGCCATTCACGCTCCCTGGCGTGACATAGCTCTAGCCAGCCCCAGACAGTACTTGAGAGAGGCTGCCCTAAGACTGTTTGAAGAGTGCCTAAAGTTCTCTGCTGAAATAGAGGCCATGTACTTCAACATCCACGTGGCTACGCACGAGGCTTGGAGCATCGAGGAGGTTAGGAGGAAGGTCGAGGAGGCCGCGTTAGCTTCAGTTAAGCAACTTGCTGCTAAGGCTAGGGAGGTTGGTATTAGGCTAACTATTGAGAACAACCCAGAACCCCTTTTCGGAGTCCCGAGTATGCTAAAGCCACTCTTAGAAATAGAGGGGGTTAAGCTCTGTCTCGACGTAGGTCACGTAGCGTATGCAAACTGGGTGATTGAGCGCCGAGGCCTGGAGGCCCTTAGAGAAGAGACTAGCTTAGAAGAATGGGTCAAGGCCTTTAGGGGAAAGGTCCTTGTAGGCCACCTTCACGATTACATAGTCGGTGAGAGTGAGTTTCAAGACCATCTCCTCCTAGGAGCTGGAGAGGCTGATGTGAAGGAGAATTTAGAGCTACTGCTAAGGGCTGGCTGTGAAATGCTCCTCCTCGAAGTGCACTGGGCTAGTAGAAATAGGGCTGCCAAGTTTAATGATCTACAGAGAGCTCTTAAGGCCGTGGCCCATATTATTAAGGCTGGGAGGAGAGGGTGA
- a CDS encoding NADH-quinone oxidoreductase subunit J, whose protein sequence is MIETLEVSLLLLTIASSIAAVEHPRLTRAIAAFLIMSIAIAVLFFLLGAYIAAFFQMLIYAGAVVVLFLVTLHTVKRW, encoded by the coding sequence GTGATCGAGACTTTAGAGGTATCCCTGCTTCTATTAACCATAGCCTCGTCCATAGCTGCCGTTGAGCACCCTAGGCTGACTAGGGCTATAGCTGCCTTCTTAATTATGAGCATCGCCATCGCCGTCCTGTTCTTCCTCCTAGGGGCTTACATAGCTGCCTTCTTTCAAATGCTTATTTACGCAGGTGCAGTCGTAGTCCTCTTCTTAGTTACTCTACATACAGTTAAGAGGTGGTAA
- a CDS encoding tRNA (adenine-N1)-methyltransferase → MAELIGKGDDVLLYLDERRKFLIKVEDRVFHTHKGLVDLSKLVGKPYGTVIKSSLEVSFVALKPTICDYMYKLSRKTQVLYFKDVALIILRLGIGPGSRVVEGGTGSGALASALAFYVRPHGKVYSYDVRGDVLEVARRNLARAGVLDHVELRHADLSQGIEEEDVDAVVLDLASPWEVVPHAYRALKGSGGLASFSPTVNQVERTVKVLREEGFVDIEVVECLLRGLKVEEGATRPHSFMVAHTGYIVFARKMLK, encoded by the coding sequence GTGGCTGAGCTAATAGGCAAGGGAGATGACGTACTGCTGTACCTTGACGAGAGGCGTAAATTTCTAATTAAAGTAGAAGATAGGGTCTTTCATACGCACAAAGGCCTCGTAGACTTGTCAAAGCTAGTAGGAAAGCCCTACGGCACGGTCATTAAGAGTAGCCTGGAGGTCTCCTTCGTAGCCCTAAAGCCCACGATATGCGACTATATGTATAAGCTAAGCCGAAAGACCCAGGTGCTATACTTTAAGGACGTGGCTTTAATAATACTGAGGCTTGGGATAGGCCCTGGCTCCAGGGTAGTTGAGGGAGGGACAGGTAGTGGAGCCTTAGCCTCCGCGCTAGCATTTTACGTGAGGCCTCACGGAAAGGTGTACAGCTATGACGTTAGAGGAGACGTCTTGGAAGTAGCTAGGCGGAACTTAGCTAGGGCAGGGGTGTTAGATCACGTGGAGCTTAGACATGCTGACCTCTCTCAAGGCATCGAGGAAGAGGACGTAGACGCCGTAGTCTTAGACCTAGCCTCTCCTTGGGAGGTAGTCCCTCACGCGTATAGAGCTTTAAAGGGCAGTGGAGGGCTAGCTAGCTTCAGCCCTACGGTTAATCAAGTTGAGCGTACAGTTAAGGTGCTAAGGGAGGAGGGCTTCGTAGACATAGAGGTAGTAGAATGCCTACTCAGGGGGCTTAAAGTAGAGGAGGGGGCTACTAGGCCCCACTCGTTCATGGTGGCCCATACAGGGTACATAGTGTTTGCTAGGAAAATGTTGAAGTAG
- a CDS encoding NADH-quinone oxidoreductase subunit C has translation MEAQRLVEEARAKLGGALIEAKAPRARFLELRVRPEHIVAAARFLKEAGFNHPLSVAGTDYPDSGEIEVVYHVASLNDKFVAALKTRVPRANPSIPSLRSIWLGVHFHEREAWEMLGIKFEEHPELKRFLLQEDWEEGVYPLRKDYRLKPEG, from the coding sequence TTGGAGGCACAGAGGCTAGTAGAAGAGGCTAGGGCTAAGCTAGGAGGGGCCCTAATTGAGGCTAAGGCTCCGAGGGCTAGGTTCCTAGAGCTTAGGGTTAGGCCTGAACACATAGTAGCTGCCGCTCGCTTTCTTAAGGAGGCTGGCTTCAATCACCCTCTATCAGTAGCTGGCACTGACTACCCTGACAGTGGTGAAATAGAGGTAGTCTACCACGTAGCTTCACTTAACGACAAGTTCGTTGCAGCCCTAAAAACAAGAGTTCCGCGCGCAAATCCCTCCATTCCCTCGCTGAGAAGTATATGGCTCGGAGTACATTTCCATGAAAGAGAGGCGTGGGAGATGTTGGGCATTAAGTTTGAGGAGCACCCGGAGCTTAAGCGCTTCCTCCTACAGGAAGACTGGGAGGAAGGTGTATATCCCCTTAGAAAGGACTATAGGCTTAAGCCGGAAGGGTGA
- a CDS encoding proton-conducting transporter membrane subunit: MLVEIPLILQPLTLLFIGAALTPLIEVAGAKLDAEKLRDVFAIAVLALALFKVYELSTAVLLRGPLELSLAPPGSPIGSMLRADALSAFMALIFCILGLLVAIFSIRYMEEDSGLDKYYALLLTMVAGMVGVVLSWDFLTLFVFWETMCISGYVLVGFRKYKWEPVEAGFKYLVMSTFGSVLMFYGASFLLGLTGSLNFTHIAEKIETVASPALYLALCMIVVGFGITAAMVPFHTWLPDAHPAAPSGISAMLSGVVIKAGVYGMCRSAFTIFNPALFNYGAALMLFGVATLTVANLMALLQRDIKRLFAYSSIVNIGYIVTAGGIAAHVLTSYYSSQPAVSMSIATFALAGALFHVFNHAVGKGLLFLCTGCFLHEARTRDLLKLEGIGKRMPWTGASLSIGLLALAGVPPLNGFWSKLFIILAGLSMPSDALMTTATVILILNAVFAAAYYLWVMQRIMLKQPTERASKAHEVPLTMALPVVVMAAICVVVGVFPAHVLELADAAAKSLLAFVRGGLIG, encoded by the coding sequence TTGCTAGTAGAGATCCCGCTCATCCTACAGCCCCTCACCTTGCTATTCATAGGCGCGGCCCTCACCCCCTTAATTGAAGTCGCGGGGGCTAAGCTGGATGCTGAAAAGCTCAGGGACGTCTTCGCCATAGCCGTGCTAGCCTTAGCCCTGTTCAAAGTGTACGAACTATCTACCGCTGTTCTTTTAAGAGGCCCTCTTGAGCTCAGCCTCGCTCCTCCTGGGTCTCCGATCGGGTCAATGCTGAGGGCAGATGCTCTAAGCGCATTCATGGCCCTAATATTCTGCATTCTAGGGCTCCTCGTAGCCATCTTCTCAATTAGGTACATGGAGGAAGATAGTGGGCTTGATAAGTACTACGCGCTGCTACTCACCATGGTAGCCGGTATGGTCGGGGTGGTTTTGTCCTGGGACTTCTTGACGCTCTTCGTATTCTGGGAGACTATGTGTATATCAGGCTACGTCCTCGTGGGCTTCCGTAAATATAAGTGGGAGCCTGTTGAGGCTGGCTTTAAGTACTTAGTCATGAGCACCTTTGGCTCAGTTCTAATGTTTTATGGAGCCTCCTTCCTACTAGGCCTCACAGGCTCCCTCAACTTCACCCACATAGCTGAAAAGATAGAGACAGTAGCCTCGCCCGCGCTCTACCTCGCGCTGTGCATGATAGTCGTGGGCTTCGGCATCACCGCCGCAATGGTCCCCTTTCACACATGGCTCCCCGACGCCCATCCAGCCGCACCGAGTGGAATTAGCGCTATGCTATCTGGGGTAGTGATTAAGGCCGGGGTGTATGGTATGTGTAGGTCTGCTTTCACAATATTCAACCCCGCCCTCTTTAACTATGGCGCAGCCCTCATGCTATTCGGGGTCGCAACACTAACGGTAGCCAACTTAATGGCCCTTCTTCAGAGAGATATAAAGAGGCTCTTCGCATACTCAAGCATAGTTAACATAGGATACATAGTAACCGCTGGAGGGATAGCTGCCCACGTCTTAACGTCTTACTACAGTAGCCAGCCAGCTGTCTCTATGAGCATAGCTACCTTCGCCCTAGCCGGAGCCCTCTTTCACGTATTTAACCATGCTGTAGGGAAGGGCCTCCTCTTCCTCTGCACTGGCTGCTTTCTTCATGAAGCCAGGACGAGGGACCTACTTAAGCTCGAGGGTATCGGTAAGCGCATGCCATGGACTGGTGCCTCGCTATCAATAGGCCTATTAGCGTTAGCCGGCGTTCCTCCGCTCAACGGCTTCTGGAGTAAGCTATTTATAATATTGGCGGGCCTCAGCATGCCCAGCGATGCTCTAATGACAACAGCCACCGTTATTCTCATACTTAACGCAGTCTTCGCGGCAGCCTACTACCTCTGGGTAATGCAGAGAATAATGCTTAAGCAGCCCACAGAGAGAGCGTCTAAGGCCCATGAGGTGCCGTTAACCATGGCGCTGCCCGTGGTAGTCATGGCGGCCATCTGCGTCGTCGTAGGCGTTTTCCCAGCCCACGTCCTAGAGCTTGCTGACGCAGCCGCTAAGAGCCTACTGGCCTTCGTTAGAGGTGGGCTAATTGGCTGA
- the nuoB gene encoding NADH-quinone oxidoreductase subunit NuoB — protein sequence MALKPLEKVRVKIAEWKPIKDMLNWGRAWSLWWAHYETGCCCPEIMSLVAGRFDHERFGTLPFPTLRECDMIIIEGVVTKKMAKRLRMIYDQMPDPKYVIALGDCAITGGFWWDSYSVVQGVDKVVPVDVYVPGCPPRPEQIIQGIRLLQKKIMEGK from the coding sequence TTGGCGTTAAAGCCGCTTGAGAAAGTCAGGGTCAAGATAGCCGAGTGGAAGCCTATTAAGGATATGCTGAACTGGGGGAGGGCTTGGAGCCTCTGGTGGGCTCACTACGAAACTGGGTGTTGCTGCCCAGAGATAATGTCCTTAGTGGCGGGCAGGTTTGATCATGAGAGGTTTGGCACTCTTCCGTTTCCAACGCTAAGGGAGTGCGATATGATAATAATAGAGGGGGTGGTAACTAAGAAGATGGCGAAGAGGCTGAGGATGATCTACGACCAAATGCCGGACCCTAAGTACGTCATAGCGCTAGGCGACTGCGCTATAACTGGAGGCTTCTGGTGGGATAGCTATAGCGTTGTCCAAGGGGTGGATAAGGTGGTGCCGGTCGATGTATACGTCCCAGGCTGCCCACCGAGGCCTGAGCAAATCATACAGGGCATAAGGCTTCTACAGAAGAAGATAATGGAGGGCAAGTAG
- a CDS encoding NADH-quinone oxidoreductase subunit A, with product MVSEATLQGVSLALYVLMSFVFCISSILFAKILSPSRPNPRKTLTYECGQVPAGPTKSRFTVQYYPYAVVYAIYGALAIVLLLSAPGIQAMSPAQLWIVLLILASFTFSLMGALVTLKPLIRPKRR from the coding sequence ATGGTAAGCGAAGCTACGCTCCAAGGAGTTTCACTGGCCCTATATGTGTTAATGTCCTTCGTCTTCTGTATTTCTTCTATACTCTTCGCCAAGATACTGTCGCCCAGTAGGCCCAATCCTAGGAAGACGTTGACCTACGAGTGTGGCCAAGTCCCAGCTGGCCCCACTAAGAGCAGGTTTACTGTCCAGTACTATCCATACGCAGTCGTCTATGCGATATACGGAGCCCTAGCCATCGTCCTCCTCCTCTCTGCCCCAGGAATACAGGCAATGTCGCCAGCGCAGCTATGGATAGTGCTACTGATCCTCGCGTCCTTCACGTTCTCGCTTATGGGCGCGCTCGTGACGCTTAAGCCGTTAATAAGGCCTAAGAGGAGGTAG